In the genome of Chryseobacterium sp. 52, the window TGACCTTTGCGGAATAAGACGAAAGCTCCGGGCTTCCAAGAAACTCATTGTCCGGAGTGTACGCTGCAAGCATAGAAAGGTGCGCTCCCGAAGAAGCTCCAAAAAATCCGATATTGTCCGGGTCAAAATGATACTTCACCGCATTTTTCCGTACCCATCTTACTGCATCTTTGGTATCTTCCAGAGGAACCGGAAAATGAATACTGTCATTCAGAAGCGTATGATCAATACTGATGACTGCATAGTTTTTACCGAGCAGCTTTGCAATGAATGTCTCAATATAGCTTCCATCCCTTACGGTTTTATCGCCCTTTACCCAAGCACCTCCATGTACATAGATAACGACGGGCATTTTTTCATCCGAAGTATTTTTTGGAGTATATAGATCGAGTAAGAGAGGTTTTCCCTTTTCATTGGTTTTATAAGTTATATTTTCCGATACCGCTGATATTCCTGGCAGAAAACTGCTTTTTCCTGTTTTGGGTTCGAACTGATCTTGAGAATAACTTAAATTGAACAGGCTTAAAGAGAAAACAAAAAACAGGTTTATAAAAAACCTGTAGATTGATATGTTGTTTACTGATGATTTCATAAGATACTTTTTGTGATGGAGTATTATTTTACTAACTCCTGAAAAAGTTTACCAAAAGTTTTTTCCAGATCTTTGGATTTTCCGGGATGAGGCCTCGAAGTCTGTACAACGGAACTTCTGACAGCTGTCAGCCAGCGGAAACGCTCAGGGATTTCCATCAGCGCAATAGGGCCTCCTTCTTTATCGCCGTTTGCAATTTTCCGGAAGCTTTCCAGATTCTGGATGATATCGTCGTAATCAAGTTTACTGTGCATTAACCTGAATTTATCCGGACACAGGAAGAATTCCACACGGATAAACTTTTCTTTTTTGGAGAACATGACGAGCCCTATATTGAAAAATTCTTCTCTTTCAACTTTCGGAACCAAACGTATGACGGCGTATTCGTATATTTTATCCTCTTGCATTTCTGGCTTCGTTTACAAAGATTTGAGAATTTTCTAACCTGGTTTTCATAAACTGAAAATAGATCTCACGGATCTCTTCAGGAGTTTCATCGGCGTCATTCCATTGCAGCCAGTCTTCAGGAATCAAATTGACAATTTCTCTGAAAAGCGTATCATTCAGTACTTCATGGGCAAACTGATCAGCTTCGTCCAGCATTTTTGCTTTCGGAAGCAGGACATGGTCTTTCACATATTTGAAAGGTGTTTTCGCTGCTGCATCAAAATTCTGCCACGAATGATGGAAATAAAACGAGGCTCCGTTATCAATGACCCAGAGTTCTTTATGCCACATCAGAAGATTCGTATTTCTAAAAGTACGGTCAATATTGGTGATAAATGCATCCAGCCATACAATCTTTGAAGCCAGAAGAGGATCAACCATTACACCGGGATCGTAGGTGATGGAACCTGAAAGATAATGCAGACCAAGATTCAGACCTTCAGAATGTTTCAAAAGATCCTGAATTTCTTCATCAGCCTCTGTTCTTCCAAAATCCACGTCAAGATTCACAAATACGAGCTCAGGAATCTGCAGTCCCAGAGCTTCTGTAATCTTACCGCCCAGCAATTCTGAGATCAGCATCTTAACTCCGTGGCCTGCGCCCCGAAATTTCAGTACATATTTAAAATCATCATCAGCTTCTGCCAAAGCAGGAAGAGATCCGCCTTCCCTCAGGGGCAGAATGTAACGCATGACGGTTACCGTTCTTAAATCCAGCATACCGCAAAATTAAGGTTATTTTTTGATAATTTTTTTAGTGTATTCCTTTTCTCCGGTTTTATATTTCAAAAAGTAAATTCCGCATGATAGATGATGAACAGGAATACTGTAACCGGAATCTGTTTTCTCCAGATTATGACTGAGAATCTGTCCCGAAGTATCCGTTAATGAAAGAACAGACCATTTTTCTGCTGTGGTGATGTGAATAAAATCCTGCACCGGATTTGGATAGATCCGGACTTTGCTGATATTTTCGTCCTTTGTTCCCAAATTGCTGATCGTTATAGATTTTGTTTTGGTAGAACTGTTTCCACATGCATTTGTTGTAAGGCTTACCTGATAGGTTCCTGCAGCAGGGTAGTGATGCGTTGGATGTTCTAATGCTGAGGTATTTCCGTCTCCGAAATTCCAGGAGAAAGTAGTGGCATTCTGTGTCTGGTTGGTGAACTGCAAAGTAGAATTTCCTGCTGCCTGATATTTAAATCTGCTTGCAACATCATTAGCTCCCACAAACCAGGTATCAAGATGGTTATACACCGTATTTTTGACAATGCTTTTCAGGATCTGTGACTCTGTCAGGGTTAAATTTCCGTTGAAAGGAGCCTGCTCAGGATCTTTTTTGAAAAGGATCGTATAAAAAGTATAAGCCGCTGCCATAGAGCCTAAATAACTGGGATGAGAACCGTCGCCGGAATAGAGTTCCATAGAAGGATATTGCTGGCTGATTGTTCTCCATACCTTTCCAACCGGAGAAATAATACTTTCATTAAGTTGCGCCATATCCATATACCGGCTGTAGATAAGATCGTCCATGCCTTCGTAGGTGCATACGGCAGTATTTCCGGCAGTACAGTTGGTCGCATCACCGGTTTTATAGCCCCATGTCATGAAAAATATTGGATTTCCACAGCCATTGGAGTTTTTGATTCTTTCAGCAAGCTGCTTTGCATAAGGATGCATTTCTGCCTGAATAAATGTATTGGGAAAGGACGGGATCTGGCTCTGTTCCTGAAGCACTACATAATCCCAGTTGCCCTGGCTTATGGCTGAGGTTACAATAGGGTTTTCTGCATGCTGTTTGAGTCTTGCCCCTCCCTGTACATGACTTTGATGATCCAGTACATCCCCTGTAGAAGCTGCTATGGATTGTATCAGTACCGGAAGATCATTAGTGTACGTATAGCTGTTTCCCACGAAGAAAACTTTTTTTGTGATCTGTCCAAAAAGGAATGCAAAGGAAATTAAAAAGAAAAGGAGTAATGTTTTTTTCATATATTTAGGTTAAAGTGAATCTTACAAATATAAGTGTAATTGAATAGGAATTAAACAAACTGTTTTTATTGTATGAAATTGATAAAAGATGTTAATATAATATTGAGAAATCCTGAAACAAGAGAATTTCTTGCTGATGCATTTTATGCTGAAACTAATGAGAAATTGCCGTTAGTGATCTTTGTTCACGGCTATAAAGGTTATAAGGATTGGGGCGCATGGAATTTGATGGCTGAAAAATTTTCAGAAGCCGGATTTTTCTTTGTGAAATTTAATTCTTCCCATAACGGAACTACTGTTGAAGATCCCCATAATTTTGCTGATCTGGAAGCTTTTGGAAATAATAATTATTCAAAAGAGCTTTCTGACCTTGGGGTTGTGATCGATCATTTTGTGAAAGATCCTAAAGTGGATGACCAGAAAATAATTCTGATCGGACACAGCAGAGGAGGAGGGATTTCTATTGTGAAAACATTTGAAGATGAAAGGATTAACGGGCTGATTACACTGGCAAGCGTAGATACTTTAGAACGTTTTCCACAAGACGAAGCCCTGGTAAACTGGAAAAAAGAAGGGGTATATTATGTGCTGAACGGGCGTACAAAACAGGAAATGCCTCACTACTATCAGTTTTATGAAGATTTTGAAAATAATATTCACCGTTTTGATGTAGAAAGAGCTACAGAAATGGCAAAAGCATATGTACTTATTATTCATGGGACCCGTGACGAAAGTGTAGATGTGAAAAGTGCTGAGCATCTTCATATCCTGAACCCGAATTCAGAATTGTTTTTAGTAGAGAATGCAGATCATACTTTCGGATCAAAAGAACCCTGGACGGAAAAAGACCTTCCGGAACATCTGAATATCGTTACTGAAAAATGCATTGATTTTATTAATAAAAATATGAAATAAGCTTAATAATGGAATAAAATTTGAATATTGACGTTCTAATTATTAATCACCATATTAAAATTATTATGAAAAAATTAATTGTAAGCGCAATGGCGTTTTCATTATTTGCTGTGATCTCATGTAAAAAAGAAGTAAAAACTGATGGAACTGCTACCGGAACAGATTCAATGACGGTAACAGGCTCTAAAGATTCTTTAGCAGCACCCAGAACAGATTCGGTTTCTTCTCCTTCTGCTACGGCTTCCACAGATAATATCATTACTAAAAATGCAGGAAAATATCCTCACGATATTAAGTTATTTGAAGATAAAAGTTTTGCAGACCGAGTTAAAAAACTTGCCGGAGCACAATATGGTGAAATGCTTAAAAATTTCAACGTAGAAACTCCAATCGTATCTGAAAATGGAATCTATAAAGTAACAGGATGTAAGCAGCACGACTGTCCGGGATATTCTACATCTATCTTCTATGATGCCAAGAATGATAATCTGAATGTGTCGATTGATAAGAACGGAAAAATAGCAGACTTTGCTGAAAAAGGTAAGATTACAGTTACAGACGCTTTAAAATCTAAATAAAAAACGGGGTGATCAGTGGGGAATTTTAACGCTCCACCATTTTATAGGCAATAAAATCCTTGCGCCTTTGGGATTTCCAACCCGAATTTTTTTGAACGCAAAGTTTTTAATATTCGTATTGCTTATTTAGGGAATCAAAGGATTAATCAACATGTTGATTTGATGAAGCGAATAGTTAAGAAATAAATAAAAAAACCAGCCTGATTCAGGCTGGTTTTTATTTTGTAAATTATTGTATTGTTAAAAACGTCCAGGCTTCTTCAATTTTGCTTTGAAGGAGTAATTTCTGAGCATCCAGATGAATATTTTCATCCGCATAGAATTCTCCGGCAGGAAGTATTTCTACATTCGCAAGCATTCCCAGATCGTTTCCGGTAAATATTTTACTGTATTTGATAGAATCCGGCAGAAGATCAAACCCGATTCCTTTTGTTACCAAAGGTTTCGGAACCTCAAAAAGACTGTTCTCATTGCTTCTGGAATACAGGTTACCGCCTAAACGGGCCACCATATCCAGTTTTTGCTGATCTAAATTTCCGGCTTCGTTCAGATATTCTTCCCTGATATGGATTTTCTGAACCTCACAGATCACAAGATTTCCTGCACCGCCCTGATCTCCGAGAGATTTCACTTCTAAAACTTTACATTCAAAGTTCACGGGACATTCTTCAATCAGTTTGGGTTGTACCAGATCTGCATCTTTCATGGTCAATCCGGATTTGATGAATTCATTGATTCCGGTTTCATATTCTGTAGACGCTAAAGAGATCTGCTGTACGATGGGGAAATTTACGGTTCCGATCACTACTTCAGGAACTTCCAGAACATTTTCCAGTGTATGCTTCGTGGTATTGTCACGCACTCTCCTCGATGGTGAAAAAATCAAAATCGGGGGAACGGTACTGAACATATTAAAAAAACTGAACGGAGATAAATTGATCGTTCCGTTTTTATCTACCGTAGATGCCAGAGCAATAGGACGCGGAGACACGGCGGTCTGCATGATGGTCTGAAGCTGTACGGGGGATAATTCGGATGGGATTACTGTTTTCATTGTTTATTATTAACCACAAAAGTCACAAAAGTTTAAAAGTAAAATATCTGTTTTCTTTAAGTTCAAAAAAGCATATTGTAATATTTGTTTACAAAAGTTTCCTGTCCTTCGTGATAGAGATTCTTTACATTAAAATTCACTAAGATTCCTTTGGGCTTCTTCATTAAATTAATATAATTTAAAATTTGGGATCGGTGAATGTCATTGAATTCTGCGACCGATTTTAATTCGACAACAATTAAATCTTCAAGTAAAAAATCACAGTTAATTTCTTTTCCTTTATAGATGACAGGAACTTTCAGTTCAGATTTAAAATTAATGTTTTTTAATCTGAATTCTTCTTCTAAGCATTTATGGTACACACTTTCTAATAAGCCGGCGCCTGAAATTTTGTGAACTTCTATGCAGGCGCCGTTTATCTTGTATGTCAGATCAGTTAATATGACTGTGTAATCATAAAATCTTTTGTGACTTTTGTGGTTGAAGATGTGATATTAAACCGTTGGAATAATTTTCCCGGAAACTTCACCGAAACCTACTCTCACACCGTCTTTTTCAGCCCAGGCTTTCATCGTAACGGTATCGTTATCTTCAATGAATTTTCTTTCCTGACCGTCTTTTAACTGTAAAGGATTTTGTCCTCTCCAAGTCAGTTCCAGCATTGATCCGAAAGATTTTGGATCGCTTCCTGAAATGGTTCCGCTGGCATAGAGATCTCCAACTTCCACATTACATCCGTTGGCTGTATGATGAGCTAATTGCTGAGTCATGTTCCAGTACATGAATTTATAATTACTTTCTGAAATCAGGTTTTCTTCACCATTTTCAGGTTGTAAATACACTTCAAGATTGATATCGTAATTTTTATCGCCTTCAAACTGAAGATATTCTAAAACTTCAGGATCCTGCTTTGGAGAAGCGGTTCTGAACGGTTCCAGTGCTTCAAGGGTAACCACCCATGGAGAAGCAGATGAGCCAAAGTTTTTACCAAGGAAAGGTCCTAGCGGAACATATTCCCAAGCCTGGATATCTCTTGCTGACCAGTCGTTGAATACCACCATTCCAAAGATCGCTTCTTCAGCATCCTTAGTAGAAATACTTTCACCCATCTCTGAGTTTCTGTTAAGGATAAAAGCCATTTCCAGTTCGAAATCCAGCTGCTTGCTTGGTCCGAAAAGTGGTTTTTCTGCATCTGCAGGTTTCGTCTGGCCTTTAGGACGGTTAATATCCGTTCCTGAAACTACGATGGAGGAAGCTCTTCCATGATAGCCTACCGGAAGGTGTTTCCAATTGGGAAGTAGAGCATTTTCCGGATCGCGGAACATTTTTCCTACGTTGGTGGCGTGTTCAATGCTGCTGTAAAAATCCGTGTAATTCGGGATGTGTACAGGCATCATCATTTTTACTTTATCCAGATCATAGAAAGCATCTGCAATGGTTTTTTCGTCTTTTGAAAGGGTTGAACCTTCCTGTAAGAGTTGCTGAATTCTGGTACGTACGGCATTGGTAACCGGTTTTCCCAGCTCGATAAACTCGTTGATGGTATAAGCTTCAAAAACATTGTCGTCTAATCCTTTAATATCTTCAAAGTACCCAAGATCGTACAGGGTGGCAAGATCAACGATCTGATCTCCGATTCTTGTACAGCATCCGATATACTCCTTGTTAAAAATGGTTACTCCGAAAGGAATATTATGTATGGAAAAGTCTGAATTCGAAGAATATTCTACAAATGATTTCATAATTTTTTTTGGAATTAAATTAGGTGTAAGATAACAAATCTATGAAGTTCTGCTACGCTGATTGGCTCTCGAATGGGAATTTATTTCTTTTTGGAATAAGAGGCTTCATCTATCCATCTGTCTTTTGTATTCACATCAATAAGATACAGGATGTCTTGCTGCTTGGTCAGCAGTAAAGTTTTAGTCACAGGCATCGGAACTTTTTTATTTTCAAGCTTATCTGCCCGCAGAGAAACAATGTTTTTTTTTCTGATGATATCTCCGGTAAACACGTTTGAACTGCTTTCTCCGGTAGCTTTATCATCAAAAACTTCTACGTATGTGGCTTCCTTTCCTTTAATAATAATAAAATCTCTTTCTGTGTGGTCTTCTGCATCTTTAATGAATACAAATTTCTTGTTGTCAATATTTACATTTTCAAGATGTTGGTTGATGCCTTTTCTTTCTTCCAGGCGGTTCAGGATTTCATTAAGGGTTCCATATTGAGCGTTAAGCCCCAAGGTTCCGAAAAATAAAATCCCAATAAAAAATTTTCTCATAATATGTGTTTTATAAATATGTGTTCTTATAAAAAAGTTTTGTCAAGACTTTTCATCCTGACAAAACTTTTTATTCTATTGTAAAATTAAAGATTTCCTCTTCTGTCTTGCTCTCTTTCCAGTGCTTCGAACAATGCTTTGAAGTTTCCGGCACCAAAACTCTGTGCACCGTGTCTTTCAATGATTTCGAAGAAAAGGGTAGGACGGTCTTCTACAGGCTTCGTAAAGATCTGAAGTAAGTATCCTTCTTCATCATGATCAATAAGGATGCCTAAGTCCTGTAATTTTTTAAGATCTTCGTCAATATGACCTACTCTTTCAGGAACCATGTCATAATAAGCCTCTGGTGGAGCCGAAAGGAATTCTACACCCCGTTTCTTCAACTCGGTTACCGTATGGATGATATCTCTTGTAGCCACAGCGATGTGCTGTACGCCTTCTCCTTCATAGAAATCAAGATATTCTTCTACCTGAGATTTCTTTTTACCTTCTGCAGGCTCGTTGATCGGGAATTTTGCAAATCCGTTTCCGTTGGACATTACTTTAGACATCAATGCAGAATATTCTGTGTTGATCTGCTTGTCGTCAAAAGAAAGGATGTTTACAAAGCCCATTACTTTTTCGTACCATTCTACGGTAGGAATCATTCTGTTCCAGTCTACGTTACCTACACAGTGGTCTACATATAATAAACCGGCTTCTTCAGGCTTGTAAGCACTTTCCATTTTTTCATATCCAGGCATGAAAGCACCTTTGTAATTTTTTCTTTCGATAAACATATGAATGGTTTCTCCATATGTATAAATTCCGGACATTCTTACCTCACCGTGCTCATCTGTTAAAGTAACAGGCTCCAGATATGGTTTTCCGCCTCTCTTAGTCGTTTCTTCAAAAGCGGCGTAAGCGTCATCTACCCAAAGTGCCAAAACTTTCACTCCATCACCGTGTTTTTTTACGTGTTCGCTGATAGGTGAATCGGATTTAAGCCCTGTTGTTAATACCAATCTTATCTTCCCCTGTTGAAGAACATAAGAAGCACGGTCTCTTACTCCTGTTTCAGGACCCGCATATGCTACAGACTGAAAACCGAAAGCGGTTTTGTAATAATGGGCAGCCTGTTTAGCATTTCCTACGTAAAACTCAATGTAATCTGTACCGTTGATCGGCAAAAAATTCTCAGCTTGAGCAATTTTTTCGGCAAATGTAAGTGTTGACATATTTCTATTTTTACTTTTATTTTAATGGTATGCAAATTACAAAAATCTTATAAATAGCGAAAGCATTGAAATAGATTCCTTGAAGATACTTAACATAAAGT includes:
- a CDS encoding flavin reductase family protein, translating into MKTVIPSELSPVQLQTIMQTAVSPRPIALASTVDKNGTINLSPFSFFNMFSTVPPILIFSPSRRVRDNTTKHTLENVLEVPEVVIGTVNFPIVQQISLASTEYETGINEFIKSGLTMKDADLVQPKLIEECPVNFECKVLEVKSLGDQGGAGNLVICEVQKIHIREEYLNEAGNLDQQKLDMVARLGGNLYSRSNENSLFEVPKPLVTKGIGFDLLPDSIKYSKIFTGNDLGMLANVEILPAGEFYADENIHLDAQKLLLQSKIEEAWTFLTIQ
- a CDS encoding alpha/beta hydrolase; translated protein: MKSSVNNISIYRFFINLFFVFSLSLFNLSYSQDQFEPKTGKSSFLPGISAVSENITYKTNEKGKPLLLDLYTPKNTSDEKMPVVIYVHGGAWVKGDKTVRDGSYIETFIAKLLGKNYAVISIDHTLLNDSIHFPVPLEDTKDAVRWVRKNAVKYHFDPDNIGFFGASSGAHLSMLAAYTPDNEFLGSPELSSYSAKVNYVVDHYGPSDLNQLLHTRLGKVPVFFFGLAAKKIVDLRTNLVRGLSGYDIKKDKRKTVEYFKTISPLTYVSGGVPTLIMQGNKDKVVPMKQSKKLHRKLNRENVQNSLIIVKDGIHGFGATDTAYLDKLTDQMVDFIVSQRK
- a CDS encoding GxxExxY protein; translation: MFNHKSHKRFYDYTVILTDLTYKINGACIEVHKISGAGLLESVYHKCLEEEFRLKNINFKSELKVPVIYKGKEINCDFLLEDLIVVELKSVAEFNDIHRSQILNYINLMKKPKGILVNFNVKNLYHEGQETFVNKYYNMLF
- a CDS encoding HipA family kinase; translated protein: MLDLRTVTVMRYILPLREGGSLPALAEADDDFKYVLKFRGAGHGVKMLISELLGGKITEALGLQIPELVFVNLDVDFGRTEADEEIQDLLKHSEGLNLGLHYLSGSITYDPGVMVDPLLASKIVWLDAFITNIDRTFRNTNLLMWHKELWVIDNGASFYFHHSWQNFDAAAKTPFKYVKDHVLLPKAKMLDEADQFAHEVLNDTLFREIVNLIPEDWLQWNDADETPEEIREIYFQFMKTRLENSQIFVNEARNARG
- the fahA gene encoding fumarylacetoacetase, with the translated sequence MKSFVEYSSNSDFSIHNIPFGVTIFNKEYIGCCTRIGDQIVDLATLYDLGYFEDIKGLDDNVFEAYTINEFIELGKPVTNAVRTRIQQLLQEGSTLSKDEKTIADAFYDLDKVKMMMPVHIPNYTDFYSSIEHATNVGKMFRDPENALLPNWKHLPVGYHGRASSIVVSGTDINRPKGQTKPADAEKPLFGPSKQLDFELEMAFILNRNSEMGESISTKDAEEAIFGMVVFNDWSARDIQAWEYVPLGPFLGKNFGSSASPWVVTLEALEPFRTASPKQDPEVLEYLQFEGDKNYDINLEVYLQPENGEENLISESNYKFMYWNMTQQLAHHTANGCNVEVGDLYASGTISGSDPKSFGSMLELTWRGQNPLQLKDGQERKFIEDNDTVTMKAWAEKDGVRVGFGEVSGKIIPTV
- a CDS encoding DUF3037 domain-containing protein, which gives rise to MQEDKIYEYAVIRLVPKVEREEFFNIGLVMFSKKEKFIRVEFFLCPDKFRLMHSKLDYDDIIQNLESFRKIANGDKEGGPIALMEIPERFRWLTAVRSSVVQTSRPHPGKSKDLEKTFGKLFQELVK
- a CDS encoding T9SS type A sorting domain-containing protein, whose protein sequence is MKKTLLLFFLISFAFLFGQITKKVFFVGNSYTYTNDLPVLIQSIAASTGDVLDHQSHVQGGARLKQHAENPIVTSAISQGNWDYVVLQEQSQIPSFPNTFIQAEMHPYAKQLAERIKNSNGCGNPIFFMTWGYKTGDATNCTAGNTAVCTYEGMDDLIYSRYMDMAQLNESIISPVGKVWRTISQQYPSMELYSGDGSHPSYLGSMAAAYTFYTILFKKDPEQAPFNGNLTLTESQILKSIVKNTVYNHLDTWFVGANDVASRFKYQAAGNSTLQFTNQTQNATTFSWNFGDGNTSALEHPTHHYPAAGTYQVSLTTNACGNSSTKTKSITISNLGTKDENISKVRIYPNPVQDFIHITTAEKWSVLSLTDTSGQILSHNLEKTDSGYSIPVHHLSCGIYFLKYKTGEKEYTKKIIKK
- a CDS encoding alpha/beta hydrolase family protein, encoding MKLIKDVNIILRNPETREFLADAFYAETNEKLPLVIFVHGYKGYKDWGAWNLMAEKFSEAGFFFVKFNSSHNGTTVEDPHNFADLEAFGNNNYSKELSDLGVVIDHFVKDPKVDDQKIILIGHSRGGGISIVKTFEDERINGLITLASVDTLERFPQDEALVNWKKEGVYYVLNGRTKQEMPHYYQFYEDFENNIHRFDVERATEMAKAYVLIIHGTRDESVDVKSAEHLHILNPNSELFLVENADHTFGSKEPWTEKDLPEHLNIVTEKCIDFINKNMK
- the hppD gene encoding 4-hydroxyphenylpyruvate dioxygenase codes for the protein MSTLTFAEKIAQAENFLPINGTDYIEFYVGNAKQAAHYYKTAFGFQSVAYAGPETGVRDRASYVLQQGKIRLVLTTGLKSDSPISEHVKKHGDGVKVLALWVDDAYAAFEETTKRGGKPYLEPVTLTDEHGEVRMSGIYTYGETIHMFIERKNYKGAFMPGYEKMESAYKPEEAGLLYVDHCVGNVDWNRMIPTVEWYEKVMGFVNILSFDDKQINTEYSALMSKVMSNGNGFAKFPINEPAEGKKKSQVEEYLDFYEGEGVQHIAVATRDIIHTVTELKKRGVEFLSAPPEAYYDMVPERVGHIDEDLKKLQDLGILIDHDEEGYLLQIFTKPVEDRPTLFFEIIERHGAQSFGAGNFKALFEALEREQDRRGNL